Genomic window (Neoarius graeffei isolate fNeoGra1 chromosome 13, fNeoGra1.pri, whole genome shotgun sequence):
gtacaaatggaggaaattcaagaccattgttaccctccccaggagtggtcgaccaacaaagatcactccaagagcaaggcgtgtaatagtcggccaggtcacaaaggaccccagggtaacttctaagcaactgaaggcctctctcacattggctaatgttaatgttcatgagtccaccatcaggagaacactgaacaacaatggtatgcatggcagggttgcaaggagaaagccactgctctccaaaaaacattgctgctcatctgcagtttgctaaagatcatgtggacaagccagaaggctattggaaaaatgttttgtggacggatgagaccaaaatagaactttttggtttaaatgagaagtgttatgtttggagaaaggaaaacactgcattccagcataagaaccttattccatctgtgaaacatggtggtggtagtatcatggtttggacctgttttgctgcatctgggccaggacggcttgccatcattgatggaacaatgaattctgaattataccactgaattctaaaggaaaatgtcaggacatctgtccatgaactgaatctcaagagaaggtgggtcatgcagcaagacaacgaccctaagcacacaagtcgttctaccaaagaatggttaaagaagaatcaagttaatgttttggaatggccaagtcaaagtctggaccttaatccaatggaaatattgtggaaggacctgaagtgagcagttcatgtgaggaaacccaccaacatcccagagttgaagctgttctgtatggaggaatgggctaaaattcctccaagcggtgtgcaggactgatcaacagttaccggaaacgtttagttgcagttattgctgcacaagggggtcacaccagatactgaaagcaaaggttcacatacttttgccactcatggatatgtaatattggatcattttcctcaataaataaatgaccaagtataatatttttgtctcatttgtttaactgggttctctttatctacttttaggacttgtgtgaaaatctgatgacgttttaggccatatctatgcagaaatatagaaaattctgaagggttcacaaactttcaagcaccactgtacgtcatTTCATTCAAACCCACTTCCCATCATTTCCTCAATTGCCAACGCCCTCACATGTAGAGAATATATATTGTTAATTCCTCTAATTTTTGGAGGTCAAATTTCAAAATTTATAATTTGATTATGACAGCTAACAAGGTCTCTATGGATGGCATTAAAATAAAATGGGAAGAGGAACTAGGTACAAAAATTCCAGAGGCAGCATGGAATAGAGCTTTGTGTTGGGTGAATGGGACGACTTCTTGCGCATGGTTAAATATAATTCAGTTTAAAGTCCTACACCGCTTGCACTATCGTAAAGTTAAGATGGCAAAAATATATCCCAATTCAACTGACTTATGTGACCGTTGTAAACAAGGCCGAGCAGACCTCTCTCATATGTTTTGGTCGTGTCCAAGACTTCAGGACTTCTGGACGTCAGTATTTGATATCTTAAAGGAAGCCTTTGATTTAGATTTACAACCTACTTTTATAACAGCCATATTTGGGGTCACAGGGAGTGGAGATTATTTAATGCCTAATCGCAAAGAAGACATCGTTGCTTTTGCTACTTTAATTGCAAAGAGACGTCTATTGATGGAATGGAAgtcagcaacttcaccaaaagcttCAGCATGGCTCTCTGACATGATGATGTTTCTGAAAATTGAAAAGATTGAGTTCACCCTCAGAGGGTCAACAAGGAAGTTCTTCAAAACCTGGGACCCTTTACTGACATACTTTGACGAGCTTACCACATTGCCCTCCTCATAGCTTGACccagtatatctcatctcatctcattatctctagccgctttatccttctacagggtcgcaggcaagctggagcctatcccagctgactacgggcgaaaggcggggtacaccctggacaagtcgccaggtcatcacagggctgacacatagacacagacaaccattcacactcacattcacacctacggtcaatttagagtcaccagttaacctaacctgcatgtctttggactgtgggggaaaccggagcacccggaggaaacccacgcggacacggggagaacatgcaaactccacacagaaaggccctcgccggccccggggcttgaacccaggaccttcttgctgtgaggcgacagtgctaaccactagaccaccgtgccgcccttgacccAGTAGTGAAGTGCAAACTATACACTTTCAACTGTCATGGACAGAGCCCCCCCTCGTgtgatttttgtttgttgtttgtttgtgttttgttttttctttttcccgGCAGGAATGTTGTGGGTGGGATATGGGTTATAAGGACTTTGAGAGAGTGTAATACTGTACTGTGACATACATATCTTTTGAAATAATAAAAAttcatgtcaaaaaaaaaagaaaacccttgtacaatcatgttagcacagctgaaaacagtttagctctttagagaagctataaaactgaccttcctttgagcagattgagtttctggagcatcacatttgtggggtcgattaaatgctcaaaatggccagaaaaatgtctcaactatattttctattcattttacaacttatggtggtaaataaaagtgtgacttttcatggaaaacacaaaattgtctgggtgaccccaaacttttgaacggtagtgtaactgcatgcttttggactgtggggggaagcagagcatccagaggaaacccacagggagaacatgcaaactccacacagaaaggcccctgttggctgctgggctcaaacccagaaccttcttgctgtgaggcaacagtactaaccacttacaccaccaaggaacaacttgctatagcacaaatgggggaagccatggccttatggttagagaagcagttttgggacaaaaaggttgccagtttgattccctggaccagcaggaatggctgaagtgcccttgagcaagactcctaaccccaggctgctctggggatgttgtacattgctctggagaaGAGTATCTACTAGATGCGGTTAATGTAATTGagcactaatttttttttttttgcatattccacagcattaaatggcTAAAGTTTGATATAATTAATGAAATATTGTAATTGGTGGCAGTGGTACAAGTGTGTGAGAGGGATCATGTTCGGATGTGCTGCTGCTGCTCTTGGAAAATAAGCAACTTCAGGGCCTTCACAGAAACACCACTTCATTACTCCACCCagtcggtgatttttttttttcctgtaatagCACTCTGCCAAGTGTTTGTTCCCCCCCAATAAGGTACAAGTTATTCCCTgaggaaaacatctcatctcattatctctagccactttatcctgttctacagggtcgcaggcaagctggagcctatcccagctgactacgggcgaaaggcggggtacaccctggacaagtcgccaggtcatcacagggctgacacatagacacagacaaccattcacactcacattcacacctacggtcaatttagagtcaccagttaacctaacctgcatgtctttggactgtgggggaaaccggagcacccggaggaaacccacgcggacacggggagaacatgcaaactccgcacagaaaggccttcgccggccacggggctcgaacccgggccttcttgctgtgaggcgacagcgccaaccactacaccaccgtgccgcccctgagaaAAACAtgttactatttatttatttatttttttaattaatttaactgaacttgtgaagcggcggcatggtggtgtagtggttagcgctgtcgcctcacagcaagaaggtccgggttcgatccccgtggccggcgagggcctttctgtgtggagtttgcatgttctccccatgtccgcgtgggtttcctccgggtgctccggtttcccccacagtccaaagacatgcaggttaggtgaactggtgactctaaattgaccgtaggtgtgaatgtgagtgtgaatggttgtctgtgtctatgtgtcagccctgtgatgacctggcgacttgtccagggtgtaccccgcctttcgcccgtagtcagctgggataggctccggcttgcctgcaaccctgtagaacaggataaagcggctagagataatgtgatgagatgagagatgaactTGTGAAGCATATATGTGGAAGTTTTGGTAGCTTATCACAAATTGTAGAAACAAAACCAAGTTGCACTTAAACaggaaagggttttttttgttgttttttttcccccctcttctgGAACATTGTGTTAACAGATTTAAGACCGTATAAATCACTGATATAGAAAAATGTAGAAGGTAGCATCCCTACCTTCCAGGCATGGTACGTTCCAGAAGGGTCAGTCTGATACAGATTGGGTGTACCATCAAAATCAAAGCCCACGATGAGGGATGAAATCCCAAAAGGTCTTCGTCCGTTACTCTGTGTGTACCGCTGCACAAAATACCGATGTAGACATGTGAGTTGTGTAGATGAAATCACTGCACTAGTGTCGCACGATTTATCTGTAAAGACTTTGGAGGTGTTTGGTTACCTGTTTCATGTTGGAGATGTAGCGGGTGATGTACTCCACAGTGACAGGATCCTCTACAGTCAAGCGGTGGCTTTGACACTCCACTCGAGCTCTGTTAATCAAAATCCTTGCATCTGCGGTCAGGCCTGTAGATTGGAGGAGCCAGGAAAAATGGATCGGGTATGTATGATTTTGATTTTGTTGCCCACCCCCAAGATTATAGCTTCATTTACTGTATGCATTTTAGATTCTCATACTTTGCTAGTTTCGagctatatttttattttttccaggaCTAGTATTAATCCTGTTTAGTTGTAGCCAATAGATGAGTCATTTTAGCTCAATGTACAAATCTGTTGCATGACATTCAACTGACATTTAACTAATATTTAAATGTCATGTTAACATCAATTGCTATCTATTTAGAAGTGCTATTCAATTTTACAGAGGAGGTAAAATGTCAATTATTTAAATGATGACCTATAAGGTTTGCTTACCAGCAAATGCCATGAAGACGTTGTCATCCAGAGCACAGATTTTCCGTACGGTCCTGTCATCCTGAAGCATGGCTGCTGATTTCTTCTCAACCCCGAGCACAACAATGTTTTTGCCCCTCACCCCCACCTGCAAGTTCAGTTTCTTTATTAATCATATGCACAGAGACAGGAGGCACTGTACAATTTAATTCTTACAAATTAGTCCCTTGGTGTCGTACTGAATTTTCATAAAAGTCTAAATATAGATTTAAAATGTTGACGAGGGAAAGCAAATGAGTTTGAGTACACACTTTTTAGCAGGTATTGGAATAAAAtggtgggggggggagaagacaaTTCATCTTTTCAATTTAAtctcaggggcggcatggtggtgtagtggttagcgctgtcgcctcacagcaagaaggtccgggttcgagccccatggccggcgagggcctttctgtgcggagtttgcatgttctccccgtgtccgcgtgggtttcctccgggtgctccggtttcccccacagtccaaagacatgcaggttaggttaactggtgactctaaattgaccgtaggtgtgaatgtgagtgtgaatggttgtctgtgtctatgtgtcagccctgtgatgacctggcgacttgtccagggtgtaccctgcctttcgcccgtagtcagctgggataggctccagcttgcctgcgaccctgcagaacaggataaagcggctagagataatgagatgagatgagtagtcaA
Coding sequences:
- the psma8 gene encoding proteasome subunit alpha-type 8, with the translated sequence MSYDRAITVFSPDGHLFQVEYAQEAVKKGSTAVGVRGKNIVVLGVEKKSAAMLQDDRTVRKICALDDNVFMAFAGLTADARILINRARVECQSHRLTVEDPVTVEYITRYISNMKQRYTQSNGRRPFGISSLIVGFDFDGTPNLYQTDPSGTYHAWKANAIGRSAKTVREFLEKNYKDDDMESDELVLKLAVRALLEVVQTAGKNIELATMKYGEAMKLLDPEEVGKIVSALEKEKEEAEKKKKAATS